The genomic window TTGCTCATCAACAAAGGTATTTTCTGTGGTAAACCATTTTTTTATACCCGCCTTGGATATTTCTAAACTCGCGGTCATGTTATTATCGTGCTGTGAAATAATTTTTGAGTCTGAGCAATTTGGTAAAAACTGTGAATAAGCCTCTACATCATTAACTAGATCAAACATCTCTTTAGTGCTGTACATAACCAGCGCACTTTTTTCTATTTGTGGCATACTCGCTCCCAACTGTGTGGCCGAATTTTAGCAAGCTTTGCGCGTTTCCCCAAATTTTCATATGGCTTAAATTTTAAAAATATTATTAAAGAAATCGATGTAAAACATCTCACATTACGTATATTATAGGTCACTATGGCTAAGAAAAATTCATCAAAATCGACAAGTAATACCATCGCGCTAAACAAAAAAGCGCGACATGAGTATTTTTTACACGATAAGTTTGAAGCGGGTGTTGAACTACAAGGCTGGGAAGTTAAAAGTATTCGAGCTGGTAAAGTAAATATCACAGAAACTTATATTCATCTTAAAAATGGCGAAGCATTTTTACTTGGCGCTCAAATTCAGCCACTTAATAGTGCATCGACCCATGTTATTTGCGACCCGTTACGTTATCGTAAATTACTATTAGGTAGACGCGAACTTGACCGTTTACTCGGCGCTACAGAGCGTGATGGCTACTCTTTAATTGCCACCGCTATGTACTGGAAAAAGTGCTGGGTAAAACTTGAGTTTCATTTAGCTAAGGGTAAAAAGCTACATGACAAACGTGACGACGGGAAAAACAAAGATTGGTCTCGTGAAAAAGAACGCTTAATGAAACACAAAGTATAACTTTAATGCCTAACCTTGTTAGGCATTTTTATTTTATAAATATAAAAATCAAAGTATAAATAAATTATTTAAATCTTATATTATGTCAGGCATAGCTTTATTTAGTTGTGCGATAATTATCAAGCTCCCCCCGATTTCCCTTAATCTAAAAATTCCACAGCCCATAGGGCCTGTTGACCTTTCAGGATTAAAATTTGTTCAATCTAGGGGGGATTTAATCGCGGCGCGAGGTTTGTAACCGAGTGGGCTAAGTAAAAACAGAGCAAAGCTTCCGCGTCCTGCTCACGCCCTTTACCTAGAGCCATGTAGGTAACAAAGAGTGAATCGTCCCTAGGACGAACCCAAAGAGCAGCGCATGTTTGGCATTTATGCTGCGTTATCGCCTATTTATGGGGAATAAGCACACTACACAGGCTCTGCCTTGCCTAAATACCAAACAGTCTGCTGCAAATTCAACCTCGAAAGATAAACAGGCCCTAGACAGATAAAAAAGCGTCTAGTCAGTACTTAAATCAAAACCTCAGCAATTGCCAACAATTAACTTACATGATATTAATATGAACGCTTACAAATAAAATAAATTTACAAAATATCAACAAGGATTTAAGGATGAAGCAATCAATAGCATTTGCACCAAGCATTATTGCGGGCGCAACACTCGCATTATCAGCAGGTTTTACAACAACAACTTATGCCGCTGAAGAAGTAAAAAAAGTAGAACGTATTGAAGTAACTGGTTCTCGTATTAAGCGCTCAGATATAGAAGGACCTTCTCCGGTTCAGTCAATCGGTAGAGCTGAAATCGAAAATATGGGTTACGACAACCTGCAACAACTTCTAGAAAGAATGCCTGTAGCGGGCAGCGGTACTTTCTCTACCCGAGGTAACAACCAAGATTCAACCGCTAACGGTTCCGCGGCAGTAAGCTTAAGAGGCTTAGGTGCCGATGCAACTCTGGTACTAATTAATGGTCGTCGTGTATCAATTAGTGCCTTTGCTGAGGGCATTACAAATTCATTTGTAGATATAAATAGTATTCCTGTATCAGCTATTGAGCGCATTGATATACTAAAAGATGGTGCATCAGCTATCTATGGTTCAGATGCAGTAGCGGGTGTGGTTAACGTTATTTTAAAGAAAGATATTGATGGTGTTGAGATTAATTTAGGCTATGGCGGTACAGATGGTCCAAATTATGAAGAAACAACAGCAAGTCTCGTTTGGGGTACTACGAGCGAAAAAAGTAGTGCATCAGTTATTATCGATTATTTTAAAAACACATCCCTTTCTTCTGACGAAATGGGCCGTCTTGGCACTGCAAACCAAGCACCGTATGGTGGTGAAGATTTCCGTTCATCTCGTGGTTTTCCAGGCTACTTTTACGTGGATGGCGTTAAAACAATCGACCCTGCCTGCCCTGCTGAAAATGCAACTTCAAGTGGCAGCTGTTTATTTGATTACGGCCCATATGGATATGTTGCCCCTGCATCTGAGCGTGTAGGCGCTATTTCACAATTTGAATACCGCTTTGATAATGGTATTACTGGCTTTTTAGAAATGGCTGTTCAGCATAATAGCTCTGTAGCTGCAGGTGCACCAACACCACTTGATGAAGATGCAGGATTAACCGTACCTGCTAGTCATCCAAATAATCCATTTGGTGAAGACATTAAAATTGGTCGTTACCGTACAGTAGATGCAGGCGCTCGCCAATGGAATATTGAGTCAGACACCTTACGCTTTGTTGCTGGATTAAAAGGTGAAATAAACGATTGGAGCTGGGAGACAGCAGTACAAAAAGGCCGTAGTAAATCACTACAAACGGGCGATCGTACACAAGGCTGGGTACGCACCGATTTCTTACAACAAGAAATTGATGCGGGTAACTATAATCCATTCGGTGGCACATATAACGATCCTGAAGTGATTGACAGAATCACAACCAGCTTAGTGCGTCGTGGTGAGTCTCATATGACTTCTTTTGACGCCAACATTACTGGCGAAGCATTTAGTTTCGGTGATGATGTAGTGATGATGGCTGCGGGTATTGAATATCGTGAAGAAGACGTAAATGATATCCCTGACGATCAATTTCAACGCGGTTTAATATTTGGTACAGAGTCAGTATCGGCATCTGCTGATCGTGAGCAATACGCAGCCTATGTTGAGTTTTCAATTCCGCTTGCTGAAAACCTTGAGCTGCAATTAGCAGGTCGCTACGATGACTATAGCGACTTCGGTACAACAACAAATCCAAAAGTAGCTTTGCGTTGGGCACCCACTGACGAAATAACTGTTCGTGGTTCTTGGGCACAAGGCTTTAGAGCGCCGTCACTAGCACAAATAGGCTTAGGCCCATCACAAAAAAGTCAGTTTTTTGTAGACACATACCGCTGTCAGGCAACGGGTAAAGACTGTACCGCACTCGATTACAATATTGAGTTTTCAGGTAATGCAGACTTACAACCAGAAGAGTCTGAATCGTGGAATGTTGGCTTTATTTGGGCACCTACAGCGGAATTTGGTTTAAGCGTTGATGTGTGGAGTATTACTCAAGATAACAAAATCGATGAAGAAGAATTTGGCCCTATTTACGCTGCAGAATGTGGTAATCAAAATAGTACCGTGTGTGTTCGTTTAGCGCCTACTGGCGGTGCAAGCTTGGGCACAATACAAAAAATACACAGTACATTTAAAAACTTATCATCGCAGGAAGTATCTGGTGTTGATGTTTCAGCAAACTATAATCACTCTCTAGATGACTTAGGTTTACTTAAATTTAATCTAGAGTGGGCATATCAAGATAAGTTTGAAAAAGATGGCCGTGATTACACTGGTGAATATGGTTACCCAGAACACCGCTTCATTTTCTCAACTAACTGGGAAATTGGTGAGTTTAACACCAACGTAAATATCAGTTATGTAGGTGAATTTGAAGATACGCCAGATATCGACTTTGACGGTAATTTAGATTTTGACAGTAATACATCACGCATGATTGATTCACAAACATTGGTTGATTTACAAACCTCATATCGTATAACTGAATCGGCTAAAATATCGCTCGGTGTTAACAATTTATTTGATGAAGAACCACCATTTGCAATTGGTGATGGAGATGGCGATTTATACGGTTATGCATCGGGTGTGCACAATCCTCGTGGCCGTTACTTCTATACTAAAGTAAGCTTATCTTTCTAAATAAAGACACATAAAAAACCGCCAGTTGGCGGTTTTTTTATTTAAAATTAAAGGCTAAATTATAGATCGCCTTCATTTTCAGATAAGAACTTAGCAACGCCTTCAGGGCTTGCGTCCATACCTTTTTTACCTTCAGTCCAACCAGCAGGGCATACTTCACCGTGCTCAGTGTGGAACGTCAGTGCGTCAACCATACGAAGCATTTCATCGATGTTACGACCTAGTGGTAAATCGTTCACTACTTGGTGACGTACATTACCTTCTTCGTCGATTAAGAATGAACCACGAAATGCAACACCCGCTTCTGGATGCTCAACGTCGTATGCTTTACAAATCTCGTGCTTAACGTCTGCAACTAGTGCGTATTGAACTTTACCAATACCGCCGTCTGCAACAGCCGTGTTACGCCATGCGTTATGTGAGAATTGTGAATCGATAGAAACACCAATTACTTCTACGCCACGCTTTTGAAACTCTTCAAAACGCTTATCAAATGCAATAAGTTCAGAAGGGCATACAAACGTGAAATCTAGTGGGTAAAAGAAGATAACTGCTTTTTTACCTTTAATTGTTTCATGAAGGTTGTAGCTATCTACGATTTCACCATTACCAAGAACAGCTGCAGCGGTAAAGTCTGGTGCCTGGCGGCCTACTAATACACCCATTTTATTCTCCAAATATTTTGAGTTTGTTATCAATTGCTTTTGCAATGCTGGTACATATATGGGCGCTAAAAGTTAAAAACCAATAGCACCTATATATAATTATTCTGTATATTAGATATAAATATTTAAAAAAGATAATCGTATTTAACGATGTGCGCAATCGATAATACCGAACAATAATTTAAAACATCTAAAATGCAAAAAAACCTGCAAATGCAGGTTTTTTTCAAGCGTTTAGTCCATTATATCCGATGGCATATCACCACGAATTCTCTGCCAAATTTCGCCTGTTTGATGTCCATATTTACGCATCATCGAAATCGCACCATCGTGCTCTCTATTTTCCGCTAATACCGTTAGGTCTTTATAAAACTGGCGAGCAAGTTCACGTGTGCCTGCATCTGAAAAGTAATGACAACCAATTTTTGAATAAAAGCCTCTAAAGCCATTTAGTATTAATACATAAATACGATTGTTACCGGCAACAGCCAGCTCGTGATGCACTTTGTAATCGTAATCAGAGAAGGCTTGAGCGGTATCTTCTAATTCATCACTTTGTGATAAAATTTCAATCACACGTTCTGGGTTTAATTTAATTGCAGCACGCGTATAAATTGCACTGATATTTGTTCTTGCCGATAGAAGTTGATCGGTCAGCTCAGGCATTTTATCTTCATCTAAACGCGCTAAGGTCTCAAGAATATTTAAACCAGATGTTTCCCAAAAATTATTAACTTTGGTAGGTTTACCATGTTGAATAGTCAACCAGCCATCACGTGCTAAACGTTGTAATACTTCACGTAAAGTTGTTCTTGTTACGCCAATTAACTCTGAGAGTTCCCGTTCTGCAGGTAGAATTGAACCTGGAGGGAAATCACCATTCCAAATAGACTCAACTATATATTCTTCAGCAAATCCTGCTGGACTTTTGGCTTTAAAAATTCTCATTCAATTCCCACTCGAATTAATCTACAACTTATTGTTCACATGAATAGCCGACTGATTGTACCAGACGATGCACAACTAACAAGTAAAGTAATATACATTAGTCAAAGTGACCATACACACCAAAGGTAAGATTGCTGCAGAGCATAAGATTTTTGGCTCAATAAAAGGGATGATAATAACTTTTAATTGAACAAACTATTAGAACATATCAAATTAAAATCTGGCTCATCACTGGACAACTATGTATGAATACCGCAAGTCAGCGGCGTGCTGGCGGTGTTTTTGCGTCTATTTTGTGACAAGTGCGACAGTGCTAGCCGCCTGATTTAGGTTCTTGTTAGGCAAGGACTTCAACTGAACTGAAACCTGCCTAGTTAATGATTTAGCGCTATTAATGATTTCTGATACACTTGTCATTAATATTTCAGCTGTTCTCTTATTACAAAATGCAACCAGACACCTATTGCCCAATGCTTCTGCAGCCTTGATTTCATTCTTAATAATTAGAATGGGTGTCATCCTAATCCTACTATCATCCTAATCCTACTACCCTATATCATGCGCTAGCTACAGTGGGCCTTAGCTGTACCTACTATAGGCTTATAAAGTGATATGGCAGGACTTATGTTATCAATGGGGCTTGGTAGAACAGCACACCGCGTCAATTAGGGTTGTATCAAGTGATCATTAATTTTAGTTACTTCGGTCGCTTTCTTTCCTTTTTGTTGCCGCAGACTTTATCCTAAGTCATAATCTAATGCTTTATTTAAACGTGGAATTTTTATGAACTGGCTTGCGCAATTACCCACCCAACGTACACCCTGGCTTTTATTCACCGCTATTGTTTTTTTACTTGAAGTTACTGCCCTATTCTTTCAATACCAAATGGGGCTGGCGCCATGCATAATGTGTATTTATCAACGTACTGCGGTGTTAGGATTGCTTGCAGCTGGTATTGTTGGCTCAATTAATCCAAACAGTAAAGTAACGCGTGTTATTGCCTATTCAATCTGGGGAGTATCAAGTATTTGGGGCTATTTAATCGCACGCGAACATATCGATATGCAAACAACCACAGATCCTTTTGCATTTAGCTGCGAGTTTGAGCCAAACTTCCCGTCGTTTATGCCTTTGCATGAATGGATCCCTCACTTTTTTCAAGCGACGGGTGATTGCGGAAATATAGATTGGCAGTTTGCGGGTTTGAGTATGCCTGCTTGGATGGAAATTATATTTGGATTATTTGCTATTACATTTTTTATCGTAATAACAGGTCGCCTAATGTTAAAAAGAACGGTTTAGTCATTATGTTTACTTTTTTTTCTAGTCAACTTACAGAACTAAAGCATTTAAAAATACGCGACAGGCAAGCTGTTATCGCTGATTCATTAACGATGCTTTCACCTTCTGAACGCGTATTGCTTCGTATTATAAAATTGTTGTTACTCAGCCCACTATTTTTAATATTTACAGTATTTAAAGGTTGGATCCTAATACCATTTTTAATCCTTGGCGGACTTTGCTACCCCTTATTAACAACACCAATAGAAATTAACTTCGCTAAAAAAAATCTCAGTGAAGCATTAAAACATTATGATAAGGGCGCTTAAGCGCCCTTTATGCTTATTAGTTTAACAATAAAAAACCTATTTACAGCTCAAACACGACTAACACATTATTAAATATATTTAGTCAAAGGCCAATACGGTTTAATAGGACTTAAAGCTTAACTTTTCCCTCCAACTTAGTCATTAGCTTTTTACCAATCCCCTTAACTTTAGTTAAATCATCTATAGAAGTGAATTCACCATTTTTATCTCTATACTCAACGATTGCCTCGGCTTTCTTATTGCCAATTCCTGGTAATTTCGTTAGTAAACTCGCATCTGCTTTATTTATACTAATGGCTTCAAATTGCGGTATCTGTTGAGTAATTTCAGATAACTGAGCATAAATATTAGTTGCAGGGAGTAAACACAATAAACTTACAAGCAATAAGCTGTTAAATATTTTCATTTTGGCTTCCTTGAATTCTGTTCGAACATTGTTTAAATTTTGCTTAGGAAACATTCAATAAATAAAGTGCTAGAATTAGTCACTTAAAGAATAACTAAGCGCATTATCACTACTATCCGAAATCCTGTAATGCAGCGGGTAAAACAAGTGATTGCTTAACTAAAGTAAAATTACCGTTTTTTGTCAAATTTAGAACGAACTGAAAATAATAAGAGAAACTTGCAAATTACATCACAAACCATTACTGTACATAAAAACAGTAAACTAATGGTTTTTATAAACCACATTGCCACGCAAGCTTGCAGGAGAAATCATGGCTGTTGTTGTTAAATATGTTGTAGAACGAAACGGAGTTGAGCGCATGACGTTTACTACTAAAAAAGAAGCTGATGCCTATGACAAAATGCTCGATATAGCAGAGTCACTTGAGCTAATGCTCGAAAAAGTAGATGTACCGTTAAGTGAGCAACAAATAGAGTCACTGGCCCTGGAAATAGCAAAGAGCAAAGATGACTTTATGGCTGTATTGAAAGGCGCAAAAGATCCTGTGCCGGCTAAAGTCTCAGAAAAAAGTAAAAAAACAGATAATGTTGCTTCGATCAAAAATAGCGACGAAAAACAAGTAAGCTAAAAAAGCATTAAATAAAAAAGGGAGCAACTTAGTTGCTCCCTTTTTTATCACTTAATCCAACTTAAATTAGCTATTTAAAGCTCTTTTTCTACCTCATCAAATAATATTGTTATATCTTCTGCAGGCTCACTTGTTACTAAACTTACAGCGACAATAGCAATACTCGATAAAATAAAGCCAGGTACTATTTCATACATAAAGCTACTTAAGCTCTTGCCATCAATAGTAAATGGACCGTAGATCCAAATAAGTACTGTAAATGCACCCACCAGCATACCGGCTAAAGCACCAGCAAAGTTCATACGTTTCCAATAAAGACTAAACAACACCAATGGACCAAATGCAGCTCCAAACCCTGCCCATGCATTACTAACTAAGTCTAAAATAGAGCTATCTCGGTCATAGGCTAAGTAGATAGCGAACAGTGCCACAATAGCTACACTAATTCGGCCAACGGTTACCAATTCAAAATCGCTAGCATCTTTACGTAAAAATGTTTTATATAAATCTTCTGTCAAAGAGCTTGAACTAACTAATAACTGTGAAGAAATTGTACTCATAATAGCCGCTAAAATTGCAGCTAATAAAAAGCCAGCAATCAAAGGGTGAAATAGTAGCTCTGAAAGAATTAAGAAAATAGTTTCAGGGTCTTTCACTACAATGTTATTTTCATAAGTATATGCGGCACCAAATATACCTGTAGCAACAGCACCAACGGCGGCAACAATCATCCATGTCATACCAATACGACGAGCCGTTGGCATGTCTTTAACACTGCGTACTGACATAAAACGGACAATAATATGAGGTTGTCCAAAATAACCTAATCCCCATGCCATTGCTGAAATAATACCTAGTGTTGAGCCTGCACCAATCCAACTAAGCATATCTGGATTAACACTGTTTAGGGTCGATTCTAGTGGTTGTTCTAGCAATGAGTAGGCAACAGTAGGCACTAAGATAAGCGCAATAAACATGATACAGCCTTGCACAAAATCAGTTAGGCTCACAGCTAAAAATCCACCAAACAAAGTATACAAAACAACAACACCCGTGGTGACGTATAAACCCATTTCATAGCTTAGGCCAAATGAGCTTTCAAATAATTTACCGCCAGCAACAACTCCCGAAGAAGTATAAAGTGTGAAGAACACAATAATCACAACAGCAGAAACAACACGTAATAAGTTTGATTTATCATTAAAGCGATTAGAAAAGTAATCTGGAATGGTAATCGAGTCATTTGCTTTTTCGGTATAAACTCTTAGTCGAGGGGCTACCAGAAAGTAGTTTAACCAAGCACCTGCAATTAAGCCAATTGCTATCCACGTACTACTAAACCCAGTTACGAACATTGCACCAGGTAGGCCCATTAATATCCAACCACTCATGTCTGAAGCACCAGCTGAAAGCGCAGCTACACTTGGTGATAAATTCCTGCCTCCTAGCATATAGCCGGAAACATCGCTCGTAGATTGTTTATATGCATATAGTCCTATACCCAACATTACAACAAAGTATAACGTCAGTGAAATAATCATTCCTGTTTCCAAATTAGCCTCCGCACAATTATTAATAACAGGCTTTTGATCCGAATATTGACTCTTAATATTTTATAATAAAGACAGTATTAGGATAAAAGCTATTCGTAATGACTATAACATGCCTAATACGCAAATCTCCAACTTGTTGCCTTTTCTGATTTAAAAACATTCACGTTGTACGCTTTTAAATCAAACCATTAGATCCCGTTAATTTTTGAAAAGCGTATTACAAAGTTACCACTCTTTATAAAATAAAGAGCAATGTGTAACGCTCAGCAAAAACGCTTCAAGGAGTGATAAACGTGTTTAACCACAAGGGTGTGATAAATAAAATGTAAATATAACGCTTAAGCTTGGCTACACCTCATTCAACACATGAATTTATAAACTTCACTTTTTTAAATTGAAAATAATTTTAAAGCCCTATTTATCCTAATAATTCACTTGGTTTATAAGTATAATTTACTAGGGCGTGTTGACCTTTCGTGATTAATTTTGCAGCAGACTGTTTGGTATTTGGGCAAGGCAGAGCCTATGTAGTGTGGTTATTCCCCATAAATAGGCGATAACGCAGCATAAATGCCAAACATGCGCTGCCCTTTGAGCTCGATCTAGGGACGATTAACTCTTTGTTACTCGGTTTTTACTTATTCTTTCTAGGGACGATTAACTCTTTGTTGCTCGGTTTTTACTTAGCCCACTAGGTTACAAACCTCGCGCCGCGATTAAATCGCCCCTAGATTGAACAAATTTCAATCTACACAGGTCAACACGCCCTAATACTAAACATTTACATAATGCTATTTTGAATGTTTTACCATATATTATTACACTAATTACTATCTCTACTCATACGGAATGTTTATGTATTTTTATGCTGCACGCCAGCCTATTTTAAACCGCAACAAAGAGCTTATTGGTTACGAGCTTTTATTTCGTGATGGTGTAGACAACGTATTTCCCAACATAGATGGAGATGAAGCAACAACACGCTTAATCGAAGGCAGCCAATTTAACTTTGGTCTAGAAGATTTAACAGACAATAAACCAGCATATATAAATTTCACTTTAGAAACACTGCTAAAAGGTTACCCAACAATACTTGGTAAAGACGCTATCGTTGTTGAAATTTTAGAAACAATCCAGCCTGGTAAGCGTCTACTCGCTATTGTTAAAGATTTAAAAGGCAAAGGCTACACTCTGGCATTGGACGATTATACTCACCAACCAGTTTGGCGGCATTTTTATCCATTTATCGATATTATTAAAATCGACTTTTTAACGTTAGATACCAACAATATTCACGACATTATTGCTGACTTAAAACAATATCCGCATATCAAATTACTTGCTGAAAAAGTAGAAACCCATGAAATGTATAATTTAGCTTTAAAGCTCGGGTTTGATTATTTTCAAGGGTTTTTCTTTTCAAAGCCTGAAATGGTTCAAAGCAAAGCATTACCGCCATCTGAAATGGCATTAGCTGAGTTACTTTATGAAACCTCAAGCGTTGAAATCAATTTACAAAAGATTACGGATGTATTTGAACGCGACGTAAATTTATCATATAAATTGCTGCGTTATTCTAATTCAGCTGCATTTGCAAAACGCGCTGAAGTAAACACTATTAAGCAAGCACTTATCATACTCGGTGCAAATGAAATAAAAAAACTACTCTCTTTATTATTTGCAGCACAAATCTCTGCTAATAAACCCGTAGAGCTGCTTCGGTTGTCACTTACTCGTGCTCGCTTCGCCGAGTTGCTCGCAATATCTCATGGACAGTTTAAAGATACTGGCATGGCCTTTTTGACCGGTATGATGTCATTAATGGATGCTATTTTAGATCAAAGCATGGAAAGCGTAATGAGTAAGTTACCGCTGTCTGATGAAATAAAAGCGGCGTTGCTCAAAAATGAAGGGCTACTCGCTAAATACTTAAACCTAGTAAAATATTACGAGCAAGCTAATTGGCCAGCAGCAAACGAAATGACTAAGGAGCTAAATCTAGGAGGCAAAGTGCCCGATGCCTATCACGAAGCGCTTGGTTGGGTGAGCGAGCAAATGCAGTTGATAGTTAACGAAAAATAAATAACCTGAACTCTGGTTAAGATATTTACTAATATATTGAATCATAATGATATTTAAATTTATTTTTCTCTAGGGCGTGTTGAACTTTGTGGATTGAAATTTGTTCAATCTAGGGGCGATTTAATCGCGGCGCGAGATTTGTAACCTAGTGGGCTAAGTAAAAACCGAGTAAAAAAGAGTAAATAGCCCCTAGGAAGAACCCTTTGGCAGCGTCTTTTTGGTATTAATGCTGCGTTATCGCCTATTTATGGGGAATAACCACACTACATAGGCTCTGCCTTGCCTAAATACCAAACAGACTGCTGCAAATTCAACCTTGAAAGGTCAACGGACCCTAGCCAGAGATTTTCAGTGAAAACAAAGCGAACTTACGCGTCAATAGCAGGCCTATTGCAAGTAAATTCAACGTAGTTAGCGCTGAAAATAGCTGCTCGAGATATATTTATTATCCAGAATTCAAGTTAACTATATAAATAGCAAACAAAAACGCCAGCATTTAGCTGGCGTTTTTGTAAGTGGCTTTTTAATTACAGACTTTCTAGAAAATCTTCATCAAAATCCGCAGGCTCTTCTTTTACTGGCGGATTACCATCATATAGTTCATATATTTGACGTTGAAAGTAAATATCTTTAACAAATAAATATGGGTCGAGCGAATCATTCAGCAAACCTTCTTGAGGGATTAACGATGCTCGCGCTTCAACGGCTTTTAAAACAAAGACTAAAATTGTTTGTGGTGTGGTCAGTGCTATTTTAGGCAAGGCGATATTATCAACAACATCACCTGTTAAATTACGGGCAGTCGTTGGCCCCATACCTGGGAGCATTAAATAAGCACCATCACCGACGCCCCATACACCCAGAGTTTGGCCAAAGTCTTCATCTACAACTTCAAGACCTAATGAGCTCGCAACATCAAAAATACCAAATATACCCACCGTCGAGTTAACTAAAAAACGCGCTAAGCTCACGCCTGCATTTCCTGCTTTACCCTGTAAACCAGCATTTATCATATCCACTGGTGCTGTAATATTATCAGTGAAATGTACAACACCTTGTCGAACAGGTGCTGGCGTTACTGTTATATAACCGACTGCGGCTGGACGTAATATGTATGCATCTAGTACATCCATATTAAAGTCATACAGCGGGCGATTAATACTTTGCAGCGGATCTCTATCATCTACTTTGCTTTGTGGTACCTGAGCACAACCGGCCAGTACCAATAAACATAAAAATGTGAAACTATGTTTTAACATCTAACGTCCTTAAGGTATTAATGTATTAATTTGAAGTTGGTAGTCACTTACACTTTCACGCTTTAACGGCTCTGAATGCCCTTCAAGCTCCCCAGAACTTGGCATAACCGAGTCATCTATAGAAATACGAGCCGATATAACAATATTCTCTGCACTAGATAAGTTAAGCCCTGCAACCATAGCACTACTATCGCTCAACTCAACCGTAACTGGAAATGAATAGGTAGTTAGCTTAACAGCAGCTAGCGGCATAGGAGAGCCAGTTGCAGCTTTTGCAAATATAAACAAAATGCCGTTTTTTGGTTGTTTATCAATAAGCTCTTTTGCAATATCGACGGTAACAGTAATAGTGCTCACACCGTTTGTTACAGGTATAACAGAACCTTCACTTTGCATTTGCTGCTCAATATCAGCAATACGTTTGGAGATCATACTATAGCGCGAATCACTTTTTTCCATACTCGCAAGTAGAACTTCAAATGCAGCTTTAGCTTGCGGCCAGTCTTTACGTTCATAAGCAATCAGCGCGAGTAATGAAATTGCATCTAAATTTGTA from Pseudoalteromonas aliena SW19 includes these protein-coding regions:
- a CDS encoding EAL and HDOD domain-containing protein translates to MYFYAARQPILNRNKELIGYELLFRDGVDNVFPNIDGDEATTRLIEGSQFNFGLEDLTDNKPAYINFTLETLLKGYPTILGKDAIVVEILETIQPGKRLLAIVKDLKGKGYTLALDDYTHQPVWRHFYPFIDIIKIDFLTLDTNNIHDIIADLKQYPHIKLLAEKVETHEMYNLALKLGFDYFQGFFFSKPEMVQSKALPPSEMALAELLYETSSVEINLQKITDVFERDVNLSYKLLRYSNSAAFAKRAEVNTIKQALIILGANEIKKLLSLLFAAQISANKPVELLRLSLTRARFAELLAISHGQFKDTGMAFLTGMMSLMDAILDQSMESVMSKLPLSDEIKAALLKNEGLLAKYLNLVKYYEQANWPAANEMTKELNLGGKVPDAYHEALGWVSEQMQLIVNEK
- a CDS encoding MlaA family lipoprotein, which translates into the protein MLKHSFTFLCLLVLAGCAQVPQSKVDDRDPLQSINRPLYDFNMDVLDAYILRPAAVGYITVTPAPVRQGVVHFTDNITAPVDMINAGLQGKAGNAGVSLARFLVNSTVGIFGIFDVASSLGLEVVDEDFGQTLGVWGVGDGAYLMLPGMGPTTARNLTGDVVDNIALPKIALTTPQTILVFVLKAVEARASLIPQEGLLNDSLDPYLFVKDIYFQRQIYELYDGNPPVKEEPADFDEDFLESL
- the putP gene encoding sodium/proline symporter PutP, which produces METGMIISLTLYFVVMLGIGLYAYKQSTSDVSGYMLGGRNLSPSVAALSAGASDMSGWILMGLPGAMFVTGFSSTWIAIGLIAGAWLNYFLVAPRLRVYTEKANDSITIPDYFSNRFNDKSNLLRVVSAVVIIVFFTLYTSSGVVAGGKLFESSFGLSYEMGLYVTTGVVVLYTLFGGFLAVSLTDFVQGCIMFIALILVPTVAYSLLEQPLESTLNSVNPDMLSWIGAGSTLGIISAMAWGLGYFGQPHIIVRFMSVRSVKDMPTARRIGMTWMIVAAVGAVATGIFGAAYTYENNIVVKDPETIFLILSELLFHPLIAGFLLAAILAAIMSTISSQLLVSSSSLTEDLYKTFLRKDASDFELVTVGRISVAIVALFAIYLAYDRDSSILDLVSNAWAGFGAAFGPLVLFSLYWKRMNFAGALAGMLVGAFTVLIWIYGPFTIDGKSLSSFMYEIVPGFILSSIAIVAVSLVTSEPAEDITILFDEVEKEL